One genomic region from Longimicrobiales bacterium encodes:
- a CDS encoding redoxin domain-containing protein: MNWNRAAIGAGIALPIIALLAYGMTVDPNELPSTLPGRPAPEFALPRMDSQPPDTVRLSDHRGEVVVVNFWASWCLECRVEHSDLSLVASTYAAKGVKFYGVLYSDTESNGRSWIREMGGQAYPALIDDRSRTAISYGLYGVPETFIIDQQGRVVHKQIGPITAEKLASIIDPLLAEPAAALDAVEPAGPVPDETAAGAES; this comes from the coding sequence ATGAACTGGAACAGAGCTGCAATCGGAGCGGGCATCGCGCTGCCCATCATCGCGCTGCTCGCTTACGGCATGACCGTCGACCCGAACGAGCTGCCTTCCACGCTGCCCGGCCGGCCCGCACCCGAGTTTGCGCTGCCCAGGATGGACTCGCAGCCTCCGGACACGGTACGCCTGAGCGATCACCGTGGCGAGGTGGTCGTCGTGAACTTCTGGGCCTCGTGGTGTCTCGAGTGCCGTGTCGAGCACTCTGACCTGTCGCTCGTCGCGAGCACGTACGCGGCAAAGGGCGTGAAGTTCTACGGCGTACTGTACAGCGACACGGAGTCGAACGGGCGATCCTGGATCCGGGAGATGGGCGGGCAGGCGTATCCGGCGCTGATCGACGACCGTTCGCGCACCGCCATCAGCTACGGCCTCTACGGCGTGCCCGAGACGTTTATCATCGATCAGCAGGGCAGGGTAGTGCACAAGCAGATCGGGCCGATTACCGCGGAGAAGCTCGCGAGCATCATCGACCCGCTCCTCGCCGAGCCTGCCGCTGCGCTGGACGCTGTCGAACCCGCCGGCCCCGTTCCGGACGAGACGGCCGCAGGGGCGGAATCATGA